In one Neobacillus sp. CF12 genomic region, the following are encoded:
- a CDS encoding TVP38/TMEM64 family protein, translated as MDFEAIKAWFTLENIMDLIQEYRSFGPLPGVVLPMIEAFLPFLPLVLFVMANASAFGLWLGFLYSWLGSCLGALLLFLLVRRYGQKRIFSFLSKHPKVRKLMDWVDRHGFGPLFLLLCFPFTPSVVVNVVAAFSKISIYQYMLAVAIGKMVMIFTMSFVGYDLHSLITQPYRTAIVFIVIFILWYVGKRIEVRLNKRMENDHNEEINRGKELKKRRS; from the coding sequence ATGGACTTTGAAGCAATCAAAGCGTGGTTCACACTTGAAAATATAATGGACTTAATCCAAGAATATCGGTCTTTTGGACCATTACCCGGTGTAGTGCTGCCGATGATTGAAGCATTTTTGCCATTCTTGCCATTGGTACTGTTTGTAATGGCAAATGCGAGTGCTTTTGGGTTATGGCTAGGATTTTTATATTCTTGGCTGGGGTCATGCTTAGGGGCATTATTACTTTTTTTGTTAGTAAGGAGGTATGGACAAAAACGAATTTTTTCTTTTCTCTCAAAACACCCTAAGGTTCGAAAGTTAATGGATTGGGTAGACCGACATGGTTTTGGACCGCTTTTCTTGCTGCTTTGTTTCCCTTTTACACCATCAGTTGTTGTAAATGTAGTAGCCGCTTTTTCAAAAATCAGTATTTACCAATACATGCTAGCTGTTGCAATCGGCAAAATGGTGATGATTTTTACGATGAGTTTTGTTGGCTACGATCTTCACTCATTGATTACTCAACCATACCGTACAGCAATTGTTTTTATAGTAATTTTTATTCTTTGGTATGTTGGAAAAAGAATTGAAGTAAGATTGAATAAGCGTATGGAAAATGACCATAATGAAGAGATAAATAGAGGAAAAGAATTGAAGAAACGGAGGAGCTAA
- a CDS encoding IDEAL domain-containing protein gives MNEKSYTELMKIGAMKRQRRENFVQELYIDMLLSEIQLTVEKEKLLKKIDCAIDHRDKKDFYFLSKQLIEINKRFGT, from the coding sequence ATGAATGAGAAATCATACACGGAATTAATGAAAATTGGTGCCATGAAACGTCAACGGAGAGAGAACTTTGTCCAGGAGTTATACATCGATATGCTCTTATCAGAAATTCAGTTAACGGTTGAAAAAGAAAAACTGCTAAAAAAAATTGATTGTGCAATTGACCATCGGGATAAAAAAGACTTTTACTTCCTTTCCAAGCAGCTTATCGAAATAAACAAACGATTTGGGACGTAG
- the lepB gene encoding signal peptidase I, whose product MNIEWKKEGIEWIKAFAIGIIIFAFIRTFFFSNYVVEGESMMPTLQDGNKLVVNKLGYQISDLSRFDVIVFHANEKEDFVKRVIGLPGDKIEFKDDQLFINGEKYKEPFLSVYKQDIPGIKLTGDFNLKEITGESTVPEGKLFVLGDNRLGSWDSRHFGFISVNQVVGKVDLRYWPLNEVDVQF is encoded by the coding sequence ATGAATATTGAATGGAAAAAAGAGGGGATTGAATGGATTAAAGCCTTTGCTATTGGAATTATCATTTTTGCTTTTATACGAACATTTTTCTTTTCTAACTATGTGGTTGAGGGAGAATCGATGATGCCTACTCTTCAGGATGGAAATAAATTAGTAGTAAATAAGTTGGGCTATCAAATTAGTGATCTCAGCCGTTTTGATGTTATTGTATTCCATGCAAATGAAAAAGAAGATTTTGTGAAACGTGTAATTGGACTTCCAGGGGATAAAATTGAATTTAAAGACGACCAATTGTTCATCAACGGAGAAAAGTATAAGGAACCATTCTTATCTGTTTATAAGCAAGATATACCTGGTATTAAACTTACTGGCGACTTTAATTTGAAGGAAATTACGGGAGAAAGTACGGTTCCGGAGGGGAAGTTATTTGTATTAGGGGATAACCGCTTGGGCAGCTGGGACAGCAGGCATTTTGGATTCATCTCTGTTAATCAGGTTGTGGGCAAAGTCGACCTCCGTTATTGGCCGCTAAACGAAGTCGATGTTCAATTCTAA
- the addA gene encoding helicase-exonuclease AddAB subunit AddA, whose protein sequence is MSNLVIPPKPTGATWTDDQWKAIMEKNKDILVAAAAGSGKTAVLVERIIQKILSEQDPIDVDELLVVTFTNASAAEMRHRIGEALEKAINKDPGSRHLRKQLSLLNKASISTLHSFCMEVIRKYYYLIDVDPGFRIADETEAQLIRDEVMDELFEEEYGKKDNDSFFRLVDSFTSDRSDSALMDIVRDIYDFARSNPLPSHYLRSMIGMYDVSEVTNLEDLSFIQALLFDIELQLEGAKEMILRGLEVTKLPGGPAPRAENFLDDLTVIDTLIQANRDSWSALYNAMQTWSFTRAKQVKGDHFEKELTEKAQKLRDKAKKKIQDIKEELFSRKPEGFLRDMDEMRPLIETLVHLVTVFSERFENAKREKGLVDYADLEHYCLAILTGEISSEGVFLPSEAALAYRNHFNEVFVDEYQDVNMVQETILRLVAKEDEINGNLFMVGDVKQSIYRFRLAEPNLFLGKYNRFRQDGKDTGLRIDLARNFRSRKEVLEGTNYLFKQIMGVKVGEIEYDKAAELRPGAPYPEDESFPIELLMINQNKDDKEVPAETAESEAESSSSEFDEVDLEKSQLEARVMASKIKQLIANETKVYNTKTDSSRPIMYRDMVILLRSMTWAPQIMEEFKQQGIPVYANLSSGYFEATEVAIMMSLLRVIDNPFQDIPLASVLRSPIVGLNEEELAQIRLHNKGTFWEAVKRFCRSTPTEKTEALYEKARRFYDYLNEWRSMARQGSLSELIWQLYRDTQFYDFVGGLPGGKQRQANLRALYDRARQYEQTSFRGLFRFLRFVERMIERGDDLGAARALGEQEDVVRIMTIHSSKGLEFPAVFIAGLSRNFNMSDIRKPYMLDKEYGIAAKYVNVEKRISYPSLPQIAFKRRKKMEMLAEEMRVLYVALTRAKEKLYLIGTLKDADKKIDQWNEVSTNPDWLLKDFERAAAGCYMDWVGPALIRHQDSHVIRKSENHHSIVSDEITNHPSAWKITVMNADEAKHQEMIKRVEEDSFLELVEKKEHIPITSPFKEEIESVLTWEYSFANASTHRSKQSVSEMKRQREVSDEHSGTELISSRFKKSITKRPKFMQEKSLSPAERGTALHMVMQHVDVTRAINVKTIEDQVEWMVTNELLTAEQAEVIDTQLIVKFFESDLGKRILNAKVINREIPFTLALPASEVYPTWKDEDESVFVQGIIDCVFEDENGIVLIDFKSDGISDRYKAGFDQAKPILEDRYRLQINLYTKALEQIWKRKVNERYLFFFDGAHILKL, encoded by the coding sequence ATGAGTAATTTAGTAATACCTCCTAAACCAACTGGTGCAACTTGGACGGACGACCAATGGAAAGCTATTATGGAGAAAAATAAAGATATCCTTGTTGCAGCAGCAGCTGGGTCGGGTAAAACAGCTGTCTTGGTTGAACGAATAATCCAAAAAATTCTTTCGGAACAAGACCCGATTGATGTTGATGAGTTATTAGTCGTAACATTTACGAACGCATCTGCAGCAGAAATGCGTCATCGAATCGGAGAAGCATTGGAAAAAGCGATAAATAAAGATCCAGGATCCAGGCATTTACGAAAACAACTAAGCTTATTAAATAAGGCATCGATATCGACACTTCACTCCTTTTGTATGGAGGTTATTCGTAAATATTATTACCTCATTGATGTTGATCCTGGTTTTAGAATCGCCGATGAAACAGAGGCACAATTAATTAGAGATGAAGTAATGGATGAGTTGTTTGAAGAGGAGTATGGAAAAAAGGATAATGATTCATTTTTTCGGTTAGTAGATTCCTTTACCAGTGATCGAAGCGACAGTGCCTTAATGGATATCGTTAGAGATATTTATGATTTTGCTCGGTCGAACCCTTTGCCTAGTCATTATTTACGGTCAATGATTGGTATGTATGATGTTTCTGAGGTAACCAATTTAGAGGATTTATCCTTTATTCAAGCATTGCTATTTGATATAGAACTCCAATTAGAAGGTGCTAAGGAAATGATCTTGCGCGGCTTAGAAGTGACTAAGCTTCCAGGTGGTCCAGCACCAAGGGCTGAGAATTTTCTAGATGATTTAACTGTCATTGATACCCTAATACAGGCAAATCGCGATTCGTGGTCAGCACTTTACAATGCAATGCAGACATGGTCTTTCACAAGAGCAAAACAAGTAAAAGGGGATCATTTCGAAAAAGAGTTGACGGAAAAAGCTCAAAAACTACGTGATAAAGCTAAAAAGAAGATCCAAGATATCAAAGAAGAACTTTTTTCAAGAAAGCCAGAAGGTTTCTTACGTGATATGGATGAAATGCGTCCTCTAATTGAAACTCTTGTCCATTTGGTCACTGTTTTTTCAGAGCGCTTCGAGAATGCGAAACGAGAAAAGGGTTTGGTTGACTATGCTGATTTGGAACACTATTGTCTAGCCATATTAACGGGGGAAATCAGCTCTGAAGGAGTATTTCTCCCATCAGAAGCTGCGTTAGCATATAGGAATCATTTTAACGAGGTATTTGTTGATGAGTACCAAGATGTCAATATGGTCCAGGAAACCATTTTAAGGCTGGTCGCAAAAGAAGATGAGATTAATGGTAATCTGTTCATGGTTGGTGACGTGAAACAATCCATTTATCGTTTTCGCTTAGCAGAGCCTAATTTATTTCTGGGAAAATATAATCGTTTCAGGCAGGACGGTAAAGATACAGGATTACGAATTGATCTTGCACGTAATTTTAGAAGTCGGAAAGAGGTTCTTGAGGGGACAAACTATTTATTTAAACAGATCATGGGTGTCAAAGTTGGAGAAATTGAATATGATAAAGCTGCCGAACTCCGGCCTGGTGCACCATATCCTGAGGATGAATCATTTCCTATAGAACTATTGATGATTAATCAAAATAAGGATGATAAAGAAGTGCCAGCAGAAACTGCTGAATCAGAAGCAGAGTCATCATCCTCCGAATTTGATGAGGTGGATTTAGAAAAATCCCAACTTGAAGCAAGAGTGATGGCTTCAAAAATTAAACAATTAATCGCAAACGAGACAAAAGTATATAATACAAAAACAGATTCTTCACGTCCTATCATGTATCGCGATATGGTGATCCTGCTTCGTTCCATGACTTGGGCACCGCAAATAATGGAGGAATTCAAACAACAAGGAATCCCCGTTTATGCAAACCTCTCCTCTGGATATTTTGAAGCAACTGAAGTAGCCATAATGATGTCGTTGCTAAGAGTAATTGATAATCCATTTCAAGATATTCCATTGGCGTCTGTTTTACGTTCGCCCATCGTCGGGCTAAATGAAGAGGAATTGGCACAAATACGTCTACACAACAAGGGAACTTTTTGGGAGGCTGTAAAAAGGTTCTGTCGGAGCACTCCCACAGAAAAAACAGAGGCTTTATACGAAAAGGCTCGTCGTTTTTATGACTATTTGAATGAATGGCGATCAATGGCCCGTCAAGGGTCACTATCAGAATTAATTTGGCAGTTGTACCGCGATACACAATTTTATGACTTTGTAGGTGGGCTGCCAGGCGGTAAGCAGCGTCAAGCAAACTTACGTGCATTATACGATAGGGCAAGACAATATGAGCAAACATCTTTTCGAGGTCTATTCCGCTTTTTACGTTTTGTTGAAAGAATGATTGAAAGAGGAGACGACCTAGGTGCTGCAAGAGCGCTTGGTGAGCAGGAAGATGTAGTTCGGATTATGACTATTCATAGTAGTAAGGGGTTAGAGTTTCCGGCAGTATTTATTGCAGGGTTATCGCGGAACTTTAATATGTCTGATATCCGTAAACCGTATATGCTTGATAAAGAGTACGGAATTGCTGCAAAGTATGTAAATGTGGAAAAAAGAATATCCTATCCTTCTTTGCCTCAAATTGCATTTAAGCGAAGAAAGAAAATGGAAATGCTTGCAGAAGAAATGCGGGTTCTTTATGTGGCTTTGACACGTGCGAAAGAGAAGCTTTATTTGATAGGAACTTTAAAGGATGCAGATAAAAAAATAGATCAGTGGAACGAAGTATCTACCAATCCAGATTGGTTGCTTAAGGACTTTGAAAGAGCAGCAGCAGGCTGTTATATGGATTGGGTAGGACCTGCATTAATTCGGCATCAGGACAGTCATGTAATAAGAAAAAGTGAGAATCATCATTCCATTGTTTCAGATGAGATTACGAATCACCCTTCTGCATGGAAAATTACAGTAATGAATGCTGATGAGGCTAAACATCAGGAAATGATTAAAAGGGTAGAAGAAGACTCCTTTTTAGAGCTGGTCGAGAAAAAGGAACATATACCCATAACATCTCCCTTTAAAGAGGAAATTGAATCTGTGCTAACATGGGAGTATTCCTTTGCCAATGCCTCAACACATCGTTCAAAGCAATCTGTTTCAGAAATGAAGCGTCAGCGGGAAGTGTCTGATGAGCATAGTGGTACTGAATTGATAAGTAGTAGATTTAAGAAATCAATCACAAAACGTCCTAAATTTATGCAGGAAAAATCCTTAAGTCCTGCCGAGAGGGGGACAGCCCTGCATATGGTTATGCAGCATGTTGATGTGACAAGGGCCATTAACGTAAAGACCATCGAGGATCAAGTAGAATGGATGGTTACGAATGAACTGCTAACTGCCGAGCAAGCTGAGGTCATCGATACTCAACTAATTGTGAAATTTTTTGAATCAGATTTAGGTAAACGGATTTTAAATGCAAAAGTAATTAATCGTGAAATTCCATTTACCTTAGCATTGCCTGCGTCTGAAGTCTATCCAACATGGAAAGATGAGGATGAATCTGTTTTTGTCCAGGGAATAATCGACTGTGTATTTGAAGATGAGAATGGAATTGTTCTCATTGACTTTAAATCGGATGGTATCTCTGATCGTTACAAAGCTGGATTTGACCAAGCTAAACCTATTCTTGAAGACCGATACCGATTACAAATCAATTTATACACAAAGGCGTTGGAGCAAATCTGGAAGAGAAAGGTCAATGAAAGATATTTATTCTTCTTTGATGGCGCACATATTTTAAAGCTATAA
- a CDS encoding competence protein ComK, with amino-acid sequence MKQIEEYEVNPFTMLIKPIAYGSKIYSQIVEVDDEFLSPFKPLDIIRNSCEYYGCDYEGRRNGTRQLVGYAHKIPIAIDPTNRIFFFPTTSPNRQECIWISHEHVEDHDRINPQEALILFKNKQSFKVPVSCTSIITQMERTSYLRTKLMQRIEYNERKAFYLVQRPKPMEASENSFDYGKKR; translated from the coding sequence ATGAAGCAGATAGAAGAATATGAGGTAAATCCATTTACGATGTTAATTAAACCTATTGCGTATGGAAGCAAAATTTATTCGCAGATAGTTGAAGTAGATGATGAATTTTTATCCCCTTTTAAACCGCTCGATATTATTAGAAATAGTTGTGAATATTATGGATGTGATTATGAAGGTCGGAGGAATGGGACAAGACAGTTAGTCGGTTACGCTCATAAGATTCCGATTGCGATTGATCCAACAAACCGCATTTTTTTCTTTCCCACCACATCACCCAACCGTCAAGAGTGTATATGGATTTCCCATGAACATGTAGAAGATCATGACCGAATTAATCCTCAAGAAGCATTGATCCTATTTAAAAATAAACAATCTTTTAAAGTTCCGGTCTCGTGTACTTCAATTATCACTCAAATGGAACGAACTTCGTATTTAAGGACGAAGTTAATGCAGAGAATTGAATACAATGAACGAAAAGCTTTTTATTTAGTGCAACGGCCAAAACCGATGGAAGCATCAGAGAATTCTTTTGATTATGGCAAAAAAAGATAA
- the addB gene encoding helicase-exonuclease AddAB subunit AddB produces MSLRMVTGRSGSGKTHLCMNEIQDRLLESPEGAPIIYIVPEQMTFSTEYRLATNPVLGGMIRAQVFSFSRLAWRILQETGGISRYHLSSVGISMLIRKIIEDKKDQLKLFQRAADKNGFVQQVEQMITEFKRYCITPSELIQETLMVGGNAESASMALQDKLNDLEIIYQQFEDEVFGKYIDSEDYFHLLSEKISQSIYLMNAEIYIDGFYSFTPQEYLVVKELMKHCPRVTITMTTNRDTFRIPPDELDLFRLSSEACCTINEIARIEGIEIENPILLSQQQKWNNPSIRHLEDHFDTRPASPYYGQTNIHIGQAVNRRAEIEGIAREILQLVRSKKYRYKDIALLIRNGSDYHEIVEPVFSDYQIPYFIDQKRTMLNHPLIELIRSTLEIIHSFWRYEPVFRVIKTELLFPLQENPDKMREKMDRLENYVLAYGIKGSKWTKKDRWTYRRFKGLEMGANVQTDAEKEMEQQLNELKLMVTAPILRLSRRIKKADTGRKLCEAIYLYLEELDIPSKLENLKMAAEQKGNLVKMREHEQVWNACIDLLDQYVEILGDEEVSLKSFSAILEAGFESLYFSLIPPALDQVIIGDLEKSRLADIKAAFVAGVNEGILPAKIADEGILSDEEREVLLSADLTVAPSSRTRLLDENFIAYKALTTPSETLYVSYPLANDEGKALIPSSYIKRLKDMYPGLKEHFYGTDPAELTEEEQLNFVTNYQTTLSYLTGQLQLKKRNYPISNLWWDVYNFYIKGEWKSRAEKVFSSLFYTNQTIQLSKETADELYGDTIQASVSRMELYNGCAFSHFAQHGLKLRERQVFRLEAPDIGELFHAALKHISDFVNEQKLSWASLSKKQCEELAKEAVNALAPRLQNEILLSSERHHYIKRKLEQIITRASQVLSDHAKVSGFSPIGLELSFGRNGQLPPLTFSLKNGKRMELAGRIDRVDQAKGENNSTYLRVIDYKSSEKDVNLNEVYYGLALQMLTYLDIVLTHSEELVEMKASPAGVLYFHVHNPLISSSKLLSVDEIEKEIMKKFKMNGLMVGDQNVLKLMDQTLESGDSQIISAGIKKDGNLTKKSKVASLNEFDDLRNYVRKVYQTTGEAIVDGHVEIAPFKLKDKTPCTFCSYKSVCQFDESIENHYRILTPQPKETIFELIRKGAGNDE; encoded by the coding sequence ATGTCATTAAGAATGGTAACCGGAAGGTCGGGAAGCGGAAAAACTCATTTGTGTATGAACGAAATACAAGACCGACTGCTGGAAAGTCCAGAAGGAGCACCGATTATTTATATTGTTCCAGAGCAGATGACGTTTTCAACAGAATATCGATTGGCAACAAACCCAGTGCTTGGGGGAATGATCCGTGCACAAGTGTTCAGTTTCTCACGATTAGCATGGAGAATATTACAGGAAACAGGCGGGATAAGCCGATATCATTTAAGCAGTGTTGGAATAAGCATGCTGATTCGGAAAATCATTGAGGATAAGAAAGATCAATTAAAATTGTTTCAGCGTGCAGCGGATAAAAACGGATTTGTTCAGCAAGTAGAACAGATGATTACTGAATTTAAGCGTTATTGTATTACGCCAAGCGAGCTAATTCAAGAGACTCTAATGGTCGGAGGAAATGCTGAAAGTGCTTCAATGGCCTTGCAGGATAAACTTAATGATTTAGAAATTATTTATCAACAATTTGAGGATGAGGTTTTTGGAAAATATATCGATTCCGAAGATTACTTTCATTTACTTTCAGAAAAGATTTCTCAATCAATATACTTAATGAATGCCGAAATCTATATAGATGGTTTTTATAGTTTTACACCTCAGGAATACTTAGTCGTGAAAGAGTTAATGAAGCATTGTCCGAGAGTAACGATAACAATGACAACGAATCGAGATACCTTTCGGATACCTCCGGATGAATTAGATTTGTTTCGGTTATCATCTGAGGCTTGTTGTACGATTAACGAAATTGCTAGAATAGAAGGAATTGAAATTGAAAATCCTATCTTATTATCCCAGCAACAGAAATGGAATAATCCATCCATACGTCATTTAGAGGATCATTTTGATACAAGGCCTGCTTCCCCCTATTATGGGCAAACAAATATCCATATTGGTCAAGCAGTTAATCGTAGAGCAGAGATAGAAGGGATAGCGCGCGAAATTCTACAGTTGGTTCGCTCGAAGAAGTATCGCTATAAAGATATCGCTCTATTGATCAGAAATGGCAGTGACTATCATGAAATCGTGGAGCCTGTCTTCTCCGATTATCAGATTCCCTATTTTATTGACCAAAAGAGGACCATGTTGAACCACCCTTTAATTGAATTAATTCGATCGACTCTCGAAATTATTCACTCATTTTGGCGTTATGAGCCTGTTTTTCGAGTAATAAAAACGGAATTGTTATTCCCTCTTCAGGAAAACCCAGATAAAATGCGAGAAAAAATGGATAGATTAGAAAACTATGTACTCGCATATGGAATTAAAGGGAGTAAATGGACGAAGAAAGATCGATGGACTTACCGCCGTTTCAAGGGTTTAGAAATGGGAGCAAATGTTCAAACCGATGCTGAAAAAGAAATGGAACAGCAACTGAATGAATTAAAACTTATGGTAACAGCTCCAATTCTACGCTTGTCTAGAAGGATTAAAAAGGCTGATACTGGACGAAAACTTTGTGAAGCAATCTATTTATATTTAGAAGAATTAGATATTCCATCAAAACTAGAAAATTTGAAAATGGCTGCTGAGCAAAAAGGCAATCTTGTAAAAATGCGTGAGCATGAACAGGTGTGGAATGCATGTATTGATCTCTTAGATCAGTATGTTGAAATATTAGGGGACGAGGAAGTTTCATTAAAATCGTTCTCAGCCATATTAGAAGCAGGATTTGAATCCCTATATTTTTCACTCATTCCACCAGCTCTAGACCAGGTTATAATCGGAGATTTAGAAAAATCTAGACTGGCAGACATAAAGGCAGCCTTTGTGGCTGGGGTTAATGAAGGGATTTTACCAGCTAAAATAGCAGATGAAGGAATACTATCGGACGAAGAGCGTGAGGTGTTACTATCTGCTGATTTAACTGTGGCACCAAGCAGTAGAACACGGTTATTAGATGAGAATTTTATTGCTTATAAAGCACTAACCACACCTTCAGAGACTCTCTATGTCAGCTATCCGTTAGCAAATGATGAAGGAAAGGCATTAATACCTTCCTCGTATATTAAGAGATTGAAAGATATGTATCCAGGATTAAAAGAGCATTTTTACGGAACAGACCCAGCAGAGTTAACAGAAGAGGAGCAATTAAATTTTGTAACCAATTACCAAACAACATTGTCTTACTTAACCGGACAACTTCAATTGAAAAAGCGGAATTATCCTATCTCAAACTTGTGGTGGGATGTTTATAACTTTTATATCAAGGGTGAGTGGAAAAGTAGGGCAGAAAAGGTATTCTCTTCTCTCTTTTATACCAACCAGACGATACAGTTATCAAAGGAGACAGCCGATGAATTGTATGGCGATACAATACAGGCAAGTGTTTCTAGGATGGAACTATATAATGGCTGTGCTTTTTCTCATTTTGCTCAGCATGGACTTAAGCTTCGGGAGCGGCAAGTCTTTCGTTTAGAGGCTCCAGATATAGGCGAACTATTTCATGCAGCCTTAAAGCATATTTCTGATTTTGTTAATGAGCAAAAACTTAGTTGGGCGTCTCTTTCCAAGAAACAATGTGAAGAACTGGCGAAGGAGGCCGTTAATGCATTGGCACCCAGGCTCCAGAATGAAATTCTCCTTAGTTCAGAGCGTCACCATTATATAAAAAGAAAATTAGAACAAATTATTACTCGAGCTTCTCAAGTTTTAAGTGACCATGCTAAAGTAAGTGGATTCTCACCAATCGGATTAGAGTTGAGCTTTGGTCGTAATGGGCAGCTTCCGCCACTTACTTTTTCTTTGAAAAATGGAAAAAGAATGGAATTGGCTGGCCGTATCGACAGAGTGGATCAAGCAAAGGGTGAAAATAATAGTACCTACTTACGTGTGATTGATTATAAATCAAGTGAAAAGGATGTTAATTTAAACGAGGTATATTATGGACTTGCCCTCCAAATGTTAACCTACCTAGATATCGTCCTAACACATTCAGAAGAACTAGTAGAAATGAAGGCAAGCCCTGCTGGAGTCCTTTATTTTCATGTTCATAACCCGTTAATTAGCTCGAGCAAATTGCTCAGTGTTGATGAAATAGAAAAAGAAATCATGAAAAAGTTTAAGATGAATGGCTTAATGGTTGGTGACCAAAATGTTCTTAAGTTGATGGACCAAACACTTGAATCTGGTGACTCACAAATTATTTCTGCGGGTATTAAAAAAGATGGCAATCTTACGAAAAAATCTAAAGTAGCGAGCCTAAATGAATTTGACGACCTTAGGAATTATGTGCGAAAAGTCTACCAAACTACAGGGGAGGCAATAGTGGACGGTCATGTTGAAATCGCCCCTTTCAAACTAAAGGATAAAACGCCTTGTACATTTTGTTCCTACAAATCTGTTTGTCAATTTGACGAGTCAATTGAAAATCATTATCGAATTCTAACACCTCAGCCTAAGGAAACAATCTTTGAGCTAATTAGAAAGGGGGCTGGCAATGATGAGTAA
- a CDS encoding LCP family protein, with product MRYEKHRKKKKRKTKSILLTLLLLVGAAAGYSYYQYNQGVNQSLGKINNGSTEKSVSEEVYTFEGKKDQYGATNILLLGSDARAGEEKSRADTIMIAHYNEDKGTYKLTSIMRDIYVSIPDEGKHKINSAFMRGGPELMRKTIKENFDIDLQYYAIVDFEGFVQLIDEAFPSGVEIDVEKRMEEYIEVPLEPGLQRLNGKEMLSFVRFRHDAIGDFGRVQRQQQALQAISDQLSGIQTIPKLPKLIGVVTPYVNTNMDTGDMLFMAKDFFAKDRGNIETFRIPIENGYKDATIKGEGAVLDLDLEMNREAFHQFLTQ from the coding sequence ATGAGATATGAAAAACATAGAAAAAAGAAAAAAAGAAAAACAAAATCTATATTATTAACCCTGCTGCTGCTAGTTGGTGCAGCAGCCGGTTATTCGTATTATCAGTATAACCAAGGAGTTAACCAATCTTTAGGGAAAATTAATAATGGGAGTACAGAAAAGAGTGTGAGTGAAGAAGTATACACATTTGAAGGTAAAAAGGATCAGTATGGCGCAACCAATATTCTTTTATTAGGAAGTGACGCTAGAGCGGGTGAGGAAAAATCCCGAGCCGATACAATCATGATTGCACACTATAATGAAGACAAAGGAACCTATAAGTTGACATCCATTATGAGAGATATTTATGTGAGTATCCCCGATGAAGGTAAGCATAAAATCAATTCCGCTTTTATGCGTGGCGGTCCTGAACTCATGAGAAAAACCATCAAAGAAAACTTTGACATTGATTTACAGTATTATGCGATTGTTGACTTTGAAGGTTTTGTGCAATTGATTGATGAAGCCTTTCCTAGTGGCGTTGAAATTGACGTTGAGAAGAGAATGGAAGAATATATCGAAGTTCCGCTCGAACCAGGACTGCAAAGACTAAATGGGAAGGAAATGCTTAGCTTTGTTCGATTTCGACACGATGCGATAGGCGATTTTGGCAGGGTTCAACGCCAGCAGCAGGCGCTTCAGGCGATAAGTGATCAGCTTTCAGGCATTCAAACGATACCAAAGTTGCCCAAATTAATTGGAGTAGTCACACCATATGTCAACACAAACATGGATACTGGAGATATGTTGTTTATGGCAAAGGATTTCTTTGCAAAAGATAGAGGAAATATAGAAACCTTTAGAATTCCGATAGAAAACGGATATAAGGATGCAACAATAAAAGGTGAAGGTGCTGTTTTGGATTTAGATTTAGAAATGAACCGAGAGGCCTTTCATCAATTCTTAACCCAATAA